The DNA sequence AGGTCCATGAGGTAGCATTCGCCTTAAAAACAGCTGATCCATAATCACATTCCCCCCTCAACTTGTCTCTTGGCAAAAAAGAGGGTTTCAGAGCTTCCCGGGATCTGATTATGGATCAGCGTACGCAGACGATGTGCACCTCTGACCCGTTACAAGGTTGCGACTGGGCTTCAgagacagaccataataagtGCATGATGCAAGGGCAACAATGCCGAGGTAACCAGGTCTGTAAGCGCCAGACCCAAAAGTGTAGTGcaaaagaaagcaaaacaaatcaaatgaaaagaaagtgaataagaaGTTGATTATAGAAGTCAGTAGTGTCCACGAAACTCACAAACATGCATCCCTGAATGActtttgtgtgtcttttctcATTCAAAAAGGACGGGTTAATGTTGCTTTCGTCCACACAGAGATTAGCAGAATATCTTAAGGAGGAAAGAAAAGTGTTGCAGTTAAAGCGTCATGGCTACCTGGCAATAAGAGAATGGGTTTTGATTCAGAACCCTGGTGAGGAACATCAATGGTATGATTAAACCTTACAGTTGGCTTCAAATGTAATAGACAGTTCACTTACCAATTTTCAGCTAGTACTCCATGAGAGGGGAGCAGTAAAGAGACTAATTTGTCAGTTTTTTAAGGAGTTAATTTTCAACCTTCCCCCCTCCAAATTGGAATGGTCCAAAGCCCAAACTGCATGTATGAGCAGCAATGGATCAGTGTGTCAAGTTCAGAAAAGAGGGGGATCGGGTTTTGGGGTTTAGGATTATCAGCATGCGTATGGAAATTTCAATAATTGTCATTTAACtagtgtctttagctgcatttGTTAAGCCCCTGGATATAAAAGCTAAACAAATCCTTATAAAGCGTCGCTAAAGCGACGCTAGTTTAAAACCATCCGATTAGTTTATCTCCAGTGTGTTTTAAGAATCCTCCTCATATTATCCCTGCGTTTGTGCTCACCCAGATACTGCTAAGTAAATTGGCACAAATAAAGCCCCATCCATTTTCAAACTACTTAAGTCATTGACTGAGGTTTACATGTGTAAGTCGTTTAGTCGATTGGTTTGAAATTGTCATCAATCTCTTCTTTTACATTGTCCTTGAGCTCAACAGCAACCAGCGGCGGGCCGTTGTCTTGTGGGGTTGCGGTTGGCATGTTCTCCGACTCCGCGAGAGGAAAATCCTGGCCTCCTGCTTCCATCTTCATCATCAGCTTGAGCTTCTTCTTTGGGGGGTTCTTCAGGGTTCCCATGCGCTCCTTGACTTTGTACTCCAGGGTGCTGTGCGGGATCCCGTACATGTTCTGAGCCTTGGACACACTCATCTTCCCGCTCATCACTACGGTAATGGCCTCCTCCAGGATCTCCGTGTTGTACTGGCGATAACGGCCCCTCTTCTTCCTCGGCTGCTTGGAGTTTGGGTCCCCTTCCGCGTCAGAGGTGGAGTACGCTGGCCCGGAACTGGAGTGGTCCAAGTCCGAGCTCCAGTAGTCAGCCGCCCCATCCAGCAGGCTTCCAAGGCTTCCTCCCCGGCGGTTCTGCTTGGGCAGGATGGCTCTCAGCTTCCGACTCAGGTTGTTCTCCCCATGGCCACCACCCCCAACCCCCATGGCGCCATAGCCGTACAGATCAGAGGCATGGGAGTCCCAGGAGAGATCCATGCCCCGAACTTGAGGGATCTTTAGGTCGACAGGAGGCGAGTGGCCCTGGTCCCTCTTGCCTTCATTGTGGTGGTGTTGGGCCTTGGACACCTGattgtggtggtgatggtggctTTTAAAGGAGAAGGCTCCGTGGTGGTTGTGGTGATTCTCCAGGAATGTAGGCAGGTCTTTGAGGTCACTGAGGGCCCCGCTTAGAGCTCCACTGGCCTGCTTTAGCTTCATCAAGCCTTCGAGGTGGGCCTTGCTTCCCCAGAAAGAGGAAGAGCCCTTTTGGCCGAGCAAGGAGTAGGTCTGCGCATGATTGAGCAAGCCGGCTGATTCTAGATTAGCCAATGAAAGAGCAGCAGGCTGGCTCAGGAGACGGTGCTTCTGGCTGAGGAGCTCCTCCTTGATACGCAGCGAGTGGGCTAATGGAGGCTTGAAGGAGTTGGAGTTGACGTAGTTCTCCCCCAGTCCGTCCTGCAAGCTTCTCTGCAGCAAGCCGTCGTCATCCACCTCTGGCAGGGTTTTTTCCACTTTGATAGATCGTCtggatggaaaaaaaagaagaagaggactaATCTTTATTGGATAATactaatacatttttactttttcagaccctTAAATATAACAATCCAAAAAGACAACATCACTTCTGGATTTAACCGTTCACATCTGAACACACCAAAACATACGCAACCTTTTACGAGGGGTTGTAAGTAGACATTGCTTCGTTTTGAAGGCTCACAAGCAAAAAGATCTAACCGACCCGTCCCATGTCTTGTTtttgatgattatttacattttaaattgtgatTTCTTGAAATGCCCCATGTTGGATAAACAAACATTCTTGCCAAGTACTGCTTTGCGGGCATCTTACATTTCAATGATTCAAATTTGTGAAAATCCTCTGCTTCTGAAACAACCGCTTACACGCAAAGTGCCTCCACTTGAACTGCTGCAGCCAATGTTCCTACTGCTGAGTAACTATAGCAACAAAATTGCAAAATTGCTCCCTTAGGTTCATAATAACAGAAAATAGCTTGTCAAGTCAGCGGATGGCACAGGGGAGAAGAAACTTGAGGGAAAGATCTCTCTGTTGTTAACAGTCTGGTGAGCTACAGTGCGACTGACTGTGCGATGTGGGGAGTCTTCAGCAGAAGCTTTAAGACAGATTAGCACAGTGGGCGGTCTCGGGCTCCTTGAAGACAATACAGGGTTAACGAGAGGCTTTGGAGTCTGCACTCTCAAAAGAGTGTTCTGTTACAGAAAGCATATAGTCATCAGGGAGGCTGCGCCCGACAGTAATGGTGGATCTGAGGATTCAATATGGGCATACatttgtaaaagtaaaaagagcAAAGAAATACACATAACAGAGGGGGATCCCTATTGAGACGGATTGAAAGATTGTTTCAGCATCTGAGTGCATGTTCTGTGTTCCCTaaacaacagtgtgtgtgttttgaagctcaaatgttttttaaagaaaggTAGTTCTACCCTGCAGCCAATATTTAATTTTGTTAAATGTGTatatttcaaaacatttcattttcaaactatGAGTAGATGTTATAAATCCCTGTTTTTCATATGCGAGGAAAATACTCTGAAACCAGAACTCATAATTTTTGGATTGCAACTCCTAATTATCTCTTGACCCACCTACTTAATTACAGTAATAGTTAAGATAAAAAATTCCCAATAAAACATCTAAGTAACAAAATAATGTACAAACTTTTTTATGAGGTTTTCACACaaatgtgatcagatcactTTTTTTGATAAAAGCAGGTCGACGAGCTGTAtaaagtgccttgcgaaagtattcgcccccttgaacgtttcaaccttttgccacatttcaggcctcaaacataaagatataaaactgtaattttttgtgaagaatcaacaacaagtgggtcccaattatgaagtggaacgaaattcattggctatttcaaacttttttaacaaaataaaaaacatgtggGGGTGcaaaaaaattattcagcccctttactttcagtgcagcaaactctctcagaagttcagtgaggatctctgaatgatccaatgttgacctaaatgactaatgatgataaatagaatccacctgtgtgtaatcaagtctcctgtataaatgcacctgctctgtgatagtctcagaggtccgtgtataAGCGCCAGAGAGCCTgcgaagaacaaggaacacaccgcaggtaggtccgagatactgttgtggagaagtttaaagccggattggatacaaaaagatttcccaagctttaaaacacccaaggagcactgtagtcggcgataatattgaaat is a window from the Perca fluviatilis chromosome 1, GENO_Pfluv_1.0, whole genome shotgun sequence genome containing:
- the lcor gene encoding ligand-dependent corepressor, encoding MASLCKRQQCTVERRGFRQELDSWRHKLIHCVGFESILEGLFGPGLVKDITLFQDCEPEEVFDWSFDENCLFCCLRREKVKDGHSVEKGGGSQVLSEQSRISRLERQAQDFLNAVFHRKDLPSFSEPHIPLVAREIMQRMIRQFAAEYTSKTTQDDSPLPNGTMKDQSLSRAASLVVAPCSLHGPLPVPSSPQSSASSSPSPGPGLSPTSATAAAASAPACTQSSNGTGASNGGGGGTAAASAQNPVLSKLLMADQDGPLDLSVKKNEADPEPSQEDGVLDLSTKKNHSAGNLKTFPGFSPEPRVKGRSIKVEKTLPEVDDDGLLQRSLQDGLGENYVNSNSFKPPLAHSLRIKEELLSQKHRLLSQPAALSLANLESAGLLNHAQTYSLLGQKGSSSFWGSKAHLEGLMKLKQASGALSGALSDLKDLPTFLENHHNHHGAFSFKSHHHHHNQVSKAQHHHNEGKRDQGHSPPVDLKIPQVRGMDLSWDSHASDLYGYGAMGVGGGGHGENNLSRKLRAILPKQNRRGGSLGSLLDGAADYWSSDLDHSSSGPAYSTSDAEGDPNSKQPRKKRGRYRQYNTEILEEAITVVMSGKMSVSKAQNMYGIPHSTLEYKVKERMGTLKNPPKKKLKLMMKMEAGGQDFPLAESENMPTATPQDNGPPLVAVELKDNVKEEIDDNFKPID